The following proteins come from a genomic window of Methanoregula sp.:
- a CDS encoding ABC transporter permease — protein sequence MDEIVTGITQAVDLIVTLNPEVLHIAALSVYISLAATLLAACVSIPLGGLIHFREFRGKSILKVIIQTLYSVPTVVVGLLLYLLLSRSGPLGLFGLLFTPEGMILGQMVLIIPITTGLVISALSGVDRNISDTLVSLGATEFQCIVQIVKEARLAILSAVILAFGRAISEVGVAMMIGGNIAGQTRVLTTAIALQTGMGDFGFSIALGIILLAIALVVVVALNIITSGLSSEHQQVLGGPRS from the coding sequence ATGGATGAAATTGTCACGGGAATCACGCAGGCAGTTGACCTGATCGTCACTCTTAATCCGGAAGTCCTGCACATTGCCGCCCTCTCTGTGTACATTTCCCTTGCCGCAACACTTCTTGCCGCATGCGTTTCCATCCCCCTGGGGGGATTGATCCATTTCCGTGAATTCCGGGGCAAGTCAATCCTCAAAGTGATCATCCAGACCCTCTATTCAGTTCCCACCGTTGTCGTGGGTCTCCTGTTGTACCTCCTGCTCTCACGAAGCGGCCCGCTCGGGTTGTTTGGCCTTCTCTTTACCCCGGAAGGTATGATCCTCGGGCAGATGGTCCTCATCATCCCCATCACAACCGGTCTTGTCATCTCTGCACTCAGCGGCGTTGACCGGAACATCAGCGATACGCTGGTATCTCTCGGAGCAACCGAGTTCCAGTGCATAGTCCAGATTGTCAAAGAAGCCCGGCTGGCAATCCTCAGTGCGGTGATCCTTGCATTCGGAAGAGCTATTTCAGAAGTCGGGGTAGCCATGATGATTGGCGGTAACATCGCGGGTCAGACGCGGGTGCTGACAACGGCTATTGCTCTCCAGACCGGCATGGGTGATTTTGGCTTCTCCATCGCACTCGGCATTATCCTTCTCGCGATTGCACTCGTCGTTGTCGTGGCTTTGAATATCATCACCTCCGGCCTGTCATCTGAACACCAGCAGGTACTGGGAGGCCCCCGCTCATGA
- a CDS encoding ABC transporter ATP-binding protein, with translation MIRISGLARQAGERNILEDINLEIRRGEIFTLIGPSGSGKTTLLRLIDLLDLPTAGTIFFDGQDTAGTEQVRLAIRRRMSMVFQKPAVLNTTVAENVAFGLKFRGADPAQVPDRVRSALELVGLLGFEERRAVTLSGGEMQRVAIARAMVTEPEVLLLDEPTANLDPVSTELIEDLLIRINSRMHTTILFSTHDMIQGQRLAHRMGVIMHGRLAQVGTLHDIFYKPYGREVARFVGVDTILKGVVQTNERGLALVAIGNASFEVVAPCPPGKTITLYIRPEEVSISIPDGAKKTSVRNQLVGTITKLVSLGPFIRVTVDCGMPIIALITTRSCGELGLAIGTTVVASVKASAIHVRADP, from the coding sequence ATGATCAGGATATCCGGTCTTGCGCGCCAGGCTGGTGAACGGAACATTCTTGAAGATATCAACCTGGAGATCCGGCGCGGAGAGATATTCACCCTCATCGGTCCCTCCGGCAGCGGCAAGACCACCCTCCTCCGGCTCATCGACCTTCTTGACCTGCCTACTGCCGGAACGATCTTCTTTGACGGGCAGGACACTGCCGGCACCGAACAGGTACGCCTCGCCATCCGCAGGCGCATGAGCATGGTCTTCCAGAAACCTGCGGTACTCAATACCACCGTTGCAGAAAATGTGGCATTCGGCCTGAAGTTCCGTGGTGCTGACCCGGCACAGGTCCCTGATCGTGTCCGTTCAGCGCTGGAACTTGTCGGCCTTTTGGGATTTGAAGAGCGCAGGGCAGTGACCCTGTCTGGTGGCGAGATGCAACGCGTGGCGATTGCACGGGCAATGGTCACCGAACCGGAGGTGCTGCTGCTGGATGAGCCCACGGCAAACCTTGACCCGGTCTCAACGGAGCTCATCGAGGATCTGCTCATCCGGATTAACAGCCGGATGCATACGACCATTCTCTTTTCCACGCATGACATGATCCAGGGCCAGCGCCTTGCCCATCGCATGGGGGTGATCATGCACGGGCGCCTTGCACAGGTGGGCACCCTCCACGATATATTCTACAAACCTTATGGCAGGGAGGTCGCACGGTTTGTCGGTGTCGATACCATCCTTAAAGGGGTAGTCCAGACCAATGAGCGGGGACTAGCCCTCGTAGCGATTGGCAATGCCTCCTTTGAAGTGGTTGCTCCCTGCCCCCCGGGAAAAACCATAACGCTCTATATCCGGCCCGAGGAAGTGTCGATCTCGATTCCTGACGGAGCAAAGAAGACCAGCGTCCGCAACCAGCTGGTGGGGACCATTACAAAACTGGTCTCGCTCGGGCCATTTATCCGGGTCACGGTAGACTGTGGGATGCCCATCATCGCACTTATAACGACCCGCTCCTGCGGGGAACTCGGACTGGCGATCGGTACGACCGTTGTTGCGAGTGTCAAAGCATCCGCGATTCATGTGCGTGCCGATCCCTAA
- a CDS encoding MBL fold metallo-hydrolase — MRCTTLASGSKGNCFFIEGESGALLIDAGLSAKEILVRISAAGLDASHISAVLVTHEHGDHLRGLDVLMRKLSIPAYATEGTLHDFLHHRRTSDKAVDCRVCRYDDVFTIGDFSVEPFATSHDAAEPCGFVIRENGLKIGYCTDTGILTPPMLEKLRCCDGIVLESNHCPDMLTNGPYPESLKRRIRSKRGHLSNPAAAAGLKVLGKDIPQVILAHLSETNNTPERVNASAREGLGLFYDEMNVIVASQCGTTHTDPQCIRL, encoded by the coding sequence ATGCGCTGCACGACGCTTGCCAGCGGGAGCAAAGGCAACTGCTTTTTTATTGAGGGGGAGAGCGGCGCCCTGCTTATCGATGCAGGACTGAGCGCCAAAGAGATACTCGTAAGGATTTCTGCTGCGGGTCTCGATGCCAGCCATATCAGTGCCGTGCTGGTCACCCATGAGCATGGGGATCATCTGCGGGGTCTGGATGTGCTCATGCGGAAGCTCAGCATTCCGGCCTATGCAACAGAAGGCACCCTCCATGATTTCCTGCACCACCGGCGCACATCGGATAAAGCGGTCGACTGCCGGGTATGCAGGTATGATGATGTGTTTACCATCGGGGATTTTTCGGTTGAACCGTTTGCCACATCGCATGATGCTGCCGAGCCGTGCGGTTTTGTCATCCGCGAAAACGGGTTAAAGATCGGGTACTGCACCGATACGGGCATACTGACTCCCCCTATGCTTGAAAAACTCCGGTGCTGTGACGGTATTGTGCTCGAGAGCAACCACTGCCCGGATATGCTCACCAACGGGCCGTATCCTGAATCCTTAAAGCGGAGGATCCGTTCAAAACGGGGGCACCTGTCAAATCCGGCAGCAGCTGCCGGTCTGAAGGTACTGGGAAAAGATATCCCGCAGGTAATCCTCGCACATTTAAGCGAGACCAATAACACTCCCGAGCGGGTGAATGCCAGTGCCCGGGAGGGACTGGGTCTTTTTTATGATGAAATGAATGTGATTGTCGCAAGCCAGTGCGGGACCACACATACGGACCCCCAGTGTATCAGGCTTTAA
- a CDS encoding ATP-dependent DNA ligase translates to MLFMDFSRTCEKLEGISGRLEMIDLISTVLPTLSPEELLVFVRFVMGRCFPDWSTRKLGIGPNLLYEAVGYVAGIKKEQVIEKINQTGDVGQAVEELLMEKSMTTFFHEELDLVRVDRELITIAEMEGKKSQREKLLAVRRLLGNAHPLEGRYLARIMLEELRIGVGEGSVRDAIAKAFFVDSALVEHAMQALNDSGEVARLAKIGPDALRDVHITPFHPVRMMLAQQGVIADMIAEHGPVAAEYKYDGSRFQFHKKGNWARMYSRRLEDVTGALPDVIEQLLSTTDHDVIIDGEVIAIKNGKPMPFQSVLRRFRRRHDVAEATEAVELVPNVFDILWLDGETLIDLPLTGRRKKLESVIKMFIAPQVVSSDAAVIEQTYNAALAAGHEGIMIKVPASPYSPGQRGKNWIKIKPEVDTLDLAVIGAEWGEGKRAHAFGSFLVACQNEGKLIPLSRVATGFSDEQLAEVYGLLKDTVIGKSGKEVTFEPTLVFEVGYAELQASTNYDGGFALRFPRFIRLRDDKDIPDIETLDGIRDRYKRQANSAQAYKG, encoded by the coding sequence ATGCTCTTTATGGACTTTTCAAGGACCTGCGAGAAACTCGAAGGCATCTCCGGCCGGCTGGAGATGATCGATCTCATCAGCACCGTGCTGCCCACCCTTTCACCCGAAGAGCTGCTGGTCTTTGTGCGTTTTGTCATGGGGAGGTGCTTTCCTGACTGGAGTACCCGGAAACTCGGGATCGGACCGAACCTCCTGTACGAGGCAGTCGGTTATGTTGCAGGAATTAAAAAAGAGCAGGTGATCGAGAAGATCAACCAGACCGGCGATGTCGGGCAGGCTGTTGAGGAACTGCTGATGGAAAAGTCGATGACCACGTTTTTCCACGAGGAACTCGATCTTGTCCGCGTTGACCGGGAACTTATCACCATTGCCGAAATGGAAGGAAAAAAATCCCAGCGGGAGAAACTGCTCGCTGTCCGCCGGCTGCTGGGCAATGCCCACCCGCTCGAAGGCAGGTACCTGGCCCGGATCATGCTCGAAGAGCTCCGCATCGGTGTCGGCGAAGGGAGCGTGCGGGACGCAATCGCAAAAGCCTTTTTTGTGGATTCAGCCCTTGTCGAGCACGCGATGCAGGCCCTTAACGACTCGGGTGAAGTTGCCCGGCTTGCAAAGATCGGCCCCGATGCACTCCGGGACGTCCATATCACGCCGTTCCATCCGGTACGGATGATGCTCGCCCAGCAGGGTGTTATCGCCGACATGATCGCTGAGCACGGGCCGGTTGCAGCAGAATACAAATACGATGGGTCCCGGTTCCAGTTCCATAAGAAAGGCAACTGGGCGCGGATGTACTCGCGGCGGCTCGAGGATGTGACCGGGGCACTGCCGGATGTGATAGAGCAGCTGCTCAGTACAACCGATCATGACGTGATCATTGACGGGGAAGTCATTGCAATAAAAAATGGTAAACCCATGCCCTTCCAGTCCGTGCTCCGCCGCTTCCGGCGCCGCCATGATGTGGCTGAGGCAACCGAGGCTGTCGAGCTGGTGCCTAATGTCTTTGATATCCTCTGGCTTGACGGTGAGACCTTAATCGATCTCCCGCTTACCGGGCGAAGGAAAAAACTCGAGAGTGTCATAAAAATGTTCATTGCCCCGCAGGTGGTGAGCAGCGATGCAGCCGTTATAGAACAAACCTATAATGCTGCTCTCGCGGCCGGGCACGAAGGGATCATGATCAAGGTGCCCGCCTCGCCATATTCCCCGGGCCAGCGGGGGAAGAACTGGATCAAGATCAAGCCCGAAGTGGACACGCTCGACCTTGCGGTGATCGGTGCCGAATGGGGCGAAGGGAAGCGGGCACATGCGTTCGGGTCGTTCCTTGTTGCGTGCCAGAATGAGGGAAAACTCATACCGTTGAGCCGGGTAGCCACCGGCTTTTCTGATGAACAACTGGCCGAAGTGTACGGGCTGCTCAAGGACACAGTCATAGGAAAGAGCGGAAAGGAAGTGACATTTGAGCCGACGCTGGTCTTTGAGGTGGGATATGCGGAACTGCAGGCCAGTACCAATTACGATGGCGGGTTTGCCCTGCGGTTCCCCCGGTTCATCCGTCTCCGCGATGACAAGGATATCCCCGATATCGAAACGCTTGACGGAATCCGGGACCGGTACAAACGGCAGGCAAATTCAGCGCAGGCGTATAAGGGCTAG